From the genome of Maridesulfovibrio ferrireducens:
GTTTGGTGAAGCTATTTCCAGTTACCTTGATGTAAATGAATGGCAGGTCAAGGCTATTCAGGAAGGATTGGACGAAGCCAGAAGCCCAGAAGCTAAGTGGACCTCTCAGGAAAATTTAGAGGCAAAGTATGCCGAGGATTAAATGGCTTGAACGGGCCG
Proteins encoded in this window:
- a CDS encoding CopG family ribbon-helix-helix protein, giving the protein MISSEPKSEVVTIRMTSEMKERVEKLAQATNRSKAFLFGEAISSYLDVNEWQVKAIQEGLDEARSPEAKWTSQENLEAKYAED